A portion of the Pseudomonas sp. GR 6-02 genome contains these proteins:
- the plsX gene encoding phosphate acyltransferase PlsX: protein MSAQVIAIDAMGGDFGPRSIVQASLACLSATPSLHLTLVGQPSLLEELIAGQSAADRSRLSIVPASEVITMDEKPAQALRGKPDSSMRVALELLRDGKVQACVSAGNTGALMALSRFVLKTLPGIDRPAMVAAIPTEKGFCQLLDLGANVDCSAEHLLQFAVMGSVAAQALGVVRPRVALLNIGTEDIKGNQQVKLAATLLQNARGLNYIGFVEGDGLYRGEADVVVCDGFVGNILLKSSEGLATMIAGRIEAQFKKNFASKLVGALALPLMKRLQAELAPARHNGASFLGLQGIVVKSHGSAGVQGFQSAIQRALIEIQENLPERLHGRLEDLLP, encoded by the coding sequence GCTACGCCCTCGCTGCACCTGACCCTTGTCGGTCAACCCTCCCTACTTGAAGAACTGATCGCTGGCCAATCGGCAGCGGATCGCTCGCGCCTGTCGATTGTGCCGGCGTCCGAAGTCATCACCATGGACGAAAAGCCTGCCCAGGCCCTGCGCGGCAAGCCTGATTCGTCGATGCGCGTGGCGCTGGAGTTGTTGCGTGATGGCAAGGTCCAGGCGTGCGTCAGTGCCGGCAATACCGGTGCGCTGATGGCGTTGTCGCGGTTTGTGCTCAAAACCTTGCCGGGGATCGATCGGCCGGCCATGGTCGCCGCCATTCCGACCGAGAAAGGTTTCTGCCAGTTGCTCGATCTGGGCGCCAATGTCGATTGCAGTGCCGAGCATCTGTTGCAGTTTGCGGTGATGGGGTCTGTGGCGGCGCAAGCCCTGGGCGTCGTTCGTCCACGGGTCGCGTTGCTGAACATCGGCACCGAAGACATCAAGGGTAATCAGCAAGTCAAGCTGGCGGCGACCCTGCTGCAAAATGCGCGTGGCCTGAACTACATCGGGTTTGTCGAGGGCGACGGTTTGTACCGTGGCGAGGCGGATGTGGTGGTGTGTGACGGCTTTGTCGGCAATATCCTGCTCAAATCCAGCGAAGGCCTGGCGACCATGATCGCCGGGCGCATCGAGGCCCAGTTCAAGAAAAATTTCGCGTCGAAACTGGTAGGCGCACTGGCGCTGCCGCTGATGAAGCGCTTGCAGGCCGAGCTGGCGCCGGCACGCCATAACGGCGCAAGTTTTCTCGGTTTGCAGGGAATTGTCGTGAAAAGTCATGGTTCGGCGGGGGTTCAGGGCTTCCAGAGTGCGATTCAGCGCGCCTTGATCGAGATCCAGGAAAACTTGCCGGAACGTCTTCATGGGCGCCTGGAAGATTTGTTGCCTTAG
- the fabD gene encoding ACP S-malonyltransferase, which translates to MSASLAFVFPGQGSQSLGMLAELGAQHPVVLETFKEASDALGYDLWALTQQGPEELLNQTDKTQPAILTASIALWRLWLAEGGARPAYVAGHSLGEYSALVAAGSLSLGAAVKLVERRGQLMQEAVPAGQGGMAAILGLDDADVLAACAEAAQGEVVSAVNFNSPGQVVIAGAKAAVERAIEGCKARGAKRAMPLPVSVPSHCELMRPAAERFAESIAAIDWQAPQIPVVQNVSADVPADLETLKRDLLEQLYKPVRWVESVQALAAKGATQLVECGPGKVLAGLNKRCAEGVSTSNLNTPDAFAAARAALV; encoded by the coding sequence ATGTCTGCTTCCCTCGCATTCGTCTTTCCAGGACAGGGTTCGCAGTCCCTCGGCATGCTGGCCGAGTTGGGCGCGCAACACCCGGTGGTCCTTGAAACATTCAAAGAAGCTTCCGATGCTCTGGGTTACGACCTGTGGGCGCTGACCCAGCAAGGGCCGGAAGAACTACTCAATCAAACCGATAAAACCCAACCGGCCATTCTGACCGCCTCGATCGCCTTGTGGCGTCTGTGGCTGGCTGAAGGCGGCGCGCGTCCGGCTTACGTTGCCGGTCACAGCCTGGGTGAATACAGCGCCCTGGTGGCTGCGGGCAGCCTGAGCCTGGGCGCCGCGGTGAAGCTGGTAGAGCGTCGCGGTCAATTGATGCAGGAGGCCGTTCCGGCCGGGCAGGGCGGCATGGCCGCTATCCTCGGTCTGGACGATGCTGATGTGCTGGCAGCCTGCGCCGAAGCGGCGCAAGGTGAAGTGGTCAGCGCAGTCAACTTCAACTCGCCGGGCCAGGTAGTGATTGCCGGCGCCAAGGCTGCGGTCGAACGCGCCATCGAAGGCTGCAAGGCGCGTGGTGCCAAGCGCGCCATGCCGTTGCCGGTCAGCGTGCCGTCCCACTGCGAGTTGATGCGTCCGGCCGCCGAGCGATTCGCCGAGTCGATCGCAGCGATCGACTGGCAGGCGCCGCAGATTCCGGTAGTGCAGAACGTCAGTGCCGACGTACCAGCCGATCTGGAAACCCTCAAGCGCGATCTGCTTGAGCAGCTTTACAAGCCTGTGCGCTGGGTCGAATCGGTCCAGGCACTGGCTGCCAAGGGCGCGACCCAACTGGTCGAGTGCGGTCCGGGCAAGGTCCTGGCCGGTCTGAACAAACGTTGCGCTGAAGGCGTGTCGACCTCTAACCTCAATACCCCAGATGCTTTCGCTGCCGCCCGTGCAGCGCTGGTCTGA
- the fabG gene encoding 3-oxoacyl-ACP reductase FabG, translating to MSLQGKVALVTGASRGIGQAIALELGRQGAIVVGTATSASGAERIAATLKENGIQGTGLELNVTSDESVAAVLASIQEQFGAPAILVNNAGITRDNLMMRMKDDEWHDVVDTNLNSLFRLSKGVLRGMTKARWGRIISIGSVVGAMGNAGQVNYAAAKAGLEGFSRALAREVGSRSITVNSVAPGFIDTDMTRELPDAQREALQTQIPLGRLGQAQEIASVVAFLASDGAAYVTGATIPVNGGMYMS from the coding sequence ATGAGTCTGCAAGGTAAAGTTGCACTGGTCACCGGTGCCAGCCGTGGTATCGGCCAGGCTATCGCTCTGGAGCTGGGTCGTCAGGGTGCCATCGTTGTTGGTACTGCGACCTCCGCATCGGGTGCCGAGCGTATCGCCGCCACTCTGAAAGAAAACGGTATTCAGGGCACTGGCCTGGAACTCAATGTCACCAGCGACGAGTCCGTAGCGGCCGTGCTGGCGAGCATTCAGGAGCAGTTCGGTGCGCCGGCGATCCTGGTCAATAATGCCGGTATCACCCGCGATAACCTGATGATGCGCATGAAAGATGACGAATGGCATGACGTTGTCGACACCAACTTGAACAGTCTGTTCCGCCTGTCCAAGGGCGTTTTGCGCGGTATGACCAAAGCCCGTTGGGGACGAATTATCAGTATTGGCTCGGTTGTGGGTGCCATGGGCAACGCAGGCCAAGTAAACTACGCAGCCGCCAAGGCCGGTCTGGAAGGTTTCAGCCGTGCGCTGGCGCGTGAAGTCGGTTCGCGTTCGATTACGGTAAACTCGGTGGCCCCAGGGTTCATCGACACCGATATGACCCGCGAACTGCCCGATGCGCAGCGTGAAGCCTTGCAGACGCAAATTCCGCTGGGTCGTCTGGGGCAAGCTCAAGAGATCGCATCTGTGGTCGCTTTTCTTGCGTCCGACGGTGCGGCTTACGTTACTGGGGCTACAATCCCGGTGAACGGCGGGATGTACATGAGTTAA
- the acpP gene encoding acyl carrier protein, with product MSTIEERVKKIVAEQLGVKEEEVVNTASFVEDLGADSLDTVELVMALEEEFETEIPDEEAEKITTVQAAIDYVTSHQA from the coding sequence ATGAGCACCATCGAAGAGCGCGTCAAGAAAATCGTTGCTGAGCAACTGGGCGTTAAAGAAGAAGAAGTGGTCAACACCGCTTCCTTCGTTGAAGACCTGGGTGCCGACTCCCTTGACACCGTTGAGCTGGTGATGGCTCTGGAAGAGGAATTCGAGACCGAAATCCCTGACGAAGAAGCTGAAAAGATCACTACTGTACAAGCAGCAATCGACTACGTTACCAGCCATCAGGCGTAA
- the fabF gene encoding beta-ketoacyl-ACP synthase II: MSRRRVVVTGMGMLSPLGTDVPSSWQGILAGRSGIGLIEHTDLSAYSTRFGGSVKGFNVEEYLSVKEARKLDLFIQYGLAAGFQAVRNAGLEVTDANRERIGVAMGSGIGGLTNIEDTSRTLHDSGPRRISPFFVPGSIINMISGFLSIHLGAQGPNYAIATACTTGTHCIGMAARNIMYDEADVMIAGGAEMAACGLGMGGFGASRALSTRNDEPARASRPWDKGRDGFVLSDGAGALVLEELEHAKARGATIYAELIGFGTSGDAYHMTSPPADGAGAARCITNALRDAKINGDQVQYINAHGTSTSAGDLAEACAIKSVFGDHAYKLAVSSTKSMTGHLLGAAGAVEAIFSVLAINSQVAPPTINLDEPDEGCDLDFVPHTARGMDIDVVLSNSFGFGGTNGSLVFRRFAD; encoded by the coding sequence GTGTCGCGTAGACGCGTCGTAGTCACCGGTATGGGTATGTTGTCGCCACTGGGCACGGATGTGCCGAGCAGCTGGCAGGGCATTCTGGCTGGCCGCAGTGGCATTGGTCTGATCGAACACACCGACCTTTCTGCCTATTCCACCCGCTTTGGCGGCTCGGTAAAGGGCTTCAATGTCGAGGAATACTTGTCGGTCAAGGAAGCCCGCAAACTCGACCTGTTCATTCAATACGGTCTGGCTGCAGGTTTTCAAGCCGTGCGTAACGCAGGTCTTGAGGTTACCGATGCCAATCGCGAGCGTATCGGCGTGGCCATGGGGTCGGGTATTGGCGGTCTGACCAATATCGAAGACACCAGCCGCACACTGCATGATTCCGGCCCACGGCGGATTTCTCCGTTTTTCGTGCCTGGCTCGATCATCAATATGATTTCCGGTTTCCTGTCCATTCACTTGGGTGCACAGGGACCTAACTACGCCATCGCCACGGCGTGTACCACCGGTACGCACTGCATTGGCATGGCGGCACGTAACATCATGTACGACGAAGCCGACGTAATGATCGCCGGTGGCGCCGAGATGGCTGCATGTGGTCTGGGCATGGGCGGCTTTGGTGCCTCCCGTGCACTGTCGACCCGCAACGACGAGCCGGCCCGTGCCAGCCGTCCATGGGACAAGGGTCGTGATGGCTTCGTGCTGTCCGACGGTGCTGGCGCACTGGTTCTCGAAGAGCTGGAGCACGCCAAGGCCCGTGGCGCGACCATTTACGCCGAGCTGATTGGTTTCGGCACCAGTGGCGATGCCTACCACATGACCTCGCCACCGGCCGATGGCGCGGGTGCTGCGCGTTGCATCACCAATGCCTTGCGCGATGCGAAGATCAATGGTGATCAGGTGCAGTACATCAATGCCCATGGCACCTCGACCTCGGCTGGCGACCTCGCCGAAGCCTGTGCGATCAAATCGGTGTTCGGCGATCACGCCTACAAGCTGGCCGTCAGTTCGACCAAGTCCATGACCGGTCACCTGCTGGGTGCCGCAGGGGCGGTCGAGGCGATTTTCAGCGTGCTGGCAATCAACAGTCAGGTAGCCCCGCCGACCATCAACCTCGATGAGCCGGACGAAGGCTGCGACCTCGACTTCGTACCCCACACCGCGCGCGGCATGGATATCGACGTGGTGCTGTCCAACTCCTTCGGATTTGGCGGTACCAATGGCTCGCTGGTGTTCCGCCGGTTCGCTGACTGA
- the pabC gene encoding aminodeoxychorismate lyase — protein sequence MDSWVDGQPADALSLKDRGLAYGDGLFETIAVKGGQPLLLDRHLSRLAEGCSRLAIAADHELIRAELLAYAAALGEGVLKLILTRGDSLRGYAPDPSAQARRILQGNPPAAYPAVHAKQGVRLFPCTTRLSKQPLLAGLKHLNRLEQVIARSEWQDTEHAEGLMLDQVGRVIEGVFSNLFLVRDGVLVTADLKRCGVAGVMRAELLFQAESLGIPTQIIDITLEQLQWADEVFVCNSVYGVWPVRAYAALSWPVGPLTRKLQTIARALLDA from the coding sequence ATGGACAGCTGGGTCGACGGTCAACCGGCTGACGCTTTGTCGCTGAAAGATCGCGGCCTGGCTTACGGCGATGGTCTGTTCGAGACCATCGCCGTCAAGGGCGGGCAGCCGTTGTTGCTGGATCGACATTTGTCGCGTCTGGCCGAGGGCTGTTCGCGCCTGGCGATTGCCGCCGATCATGAGCTGATCCGCGCGGAGCTGCTGGCCTATGCCGCCGCACTGGGCGAGGGCGTGCTCAAACTCATCCTCACCCGCGGCGACAGCCTGCGCGGTTACGCCCCCGATCCCTCGGCCCAGGCCCGGCGCATTCTGCAAGGCAATCCTCCTGCTGCCTATCCGGCTGTGCATGCGAAGCAGGGCGTGCGCCTGTTCCCTTGTACAACACGGCTTTCCAAGCAGCCATTGCTTGCCGGTCTCAAGCACCTGAATCGTCTGGAGCAGGTTATCGCCCGTTCCGAATGGCAGGACACCGAGCATGCTGAAGGCTTGATGCTGGATCAGGTCGGGCGGGTGATCGAAGGTGTGTTCAGTAATCTGTTCCTGGTGCGCGATGGCGTGCTGGTGACCGCCGATCTCAAACGTTGTGGCGTGGCAGGCGTGATGCGTGCCGAATTATTGTTTCAAGCCGAGTCATTGGGGATTCCCACACAAATCATCGACATTACCCTCGAACAGCTGCAATGGGCTGATGAGGTCTTTGTCTGCAACAGCGTTTATGGCGTTTGGCCGGTGCGCGCCTATGCCGCACTGAGCTGGCCGGTTGGGCCGCTCACCCGTAAACTCCAAACCATTGCCCGTGCGCTACTGGATGCCTGA
- the mltG gene encoding endolytic transglycosylase MltG — MRRKLLLLLETGLVLAGLLAGASAWKIHSALEQPLNIAQEQLLEVPKGTTPNRTFIRLEADGVIKDAFWLRVYWRFNLAGQPLHSGEYRMVPGMTVEGLIDLWKRGEMVQYSLTLVEGWNFHQVRAALAKDEKLEQTLNGLSDSQVMDKLGHGGIFPEGRFFPDTYRFVRGMTDVDLLKKAYDRLDEVLAKEWSQRAADVPYTEPYQALIMASLVEKETGVPQERGQIAGVFVRRMEMGMLLQTDPTVIYGLGDRYNGKLTRAHLKEPTPYNTYLIAGLPPTPIAMVGREAIHAALNPADGNSLYFVARGDGSHVFSDDLDAHNNAVREFQLNRRADYRSSPAPTTTPLTEDAQAPTPAASPDTAAEDVPQVAPQNSAQEPAPAPERDAPAPQSPQ, encoded by the coding sequence GTGAGACGTAAATTATTGCTGCTGCTGGAAACCGGACTGGTTCTGGCGGGGCTATTGGCGGGCGCTTCTGCCTGGAAAATCCATTCGGCGCTGGAACAACCGCTGAACATCGCCCAGGAACAGCTGTTGGAAGTGCCCAAAGGCACTACGCCGAACCGCACTTTCATTCGACTTGAAGCCGATGGCGTCATCAAGGACGCTTTCTGGCTGCGTGTGTACTGGCGCTTCAACCTGGCGGGCCAACCGCTGCACAGCGGCGAATACCGCATGGTTCCCGGCATGACAGTCGAAGGGCTGATCGACCTGTGGAAGCGCGGGGAAATGGTTCAGTACAGCCTGACGCTGGTCGAAGGCTGGAATTTCCATCAGGTCCGCGCAGCCCTGGCCAAGGATGAAAAGCTCGAACAGACCCTCAACGGTTTGAGCGACAGCCAGGTGATGGACAAGCTCGGGCACGGCGGGATTTTCCCCGAAGGGCGCTTCTTCCCCGACACGTACCGTTTCGTGCGTGGCATGACTGACGTCGATCTGCTCAAGAAGGCTTACGACCGCCTCGACGAAGTCCTCGCCAAGGAATGGAGCCAGCGTGCTGCCGACGTGCCTTATACCGAACCCTATCAGGCACTGATCATGGCCTCGCTGGTGGAAAAGGAAACCGGCGTGCCGCAGGAGCGCGGGCAAATCGCCGGCGTGTTCGTGCGGCGCATGGAGATGGGCATGTTGCTGCAGACCGATCCGACGGTGATCTACGGCTTGGGCGATCGCTATAACGGCAAGTTGACCCGCGCCCATCTCAAGGAGCCGACGCCGTATAACACTTACCTGATCGCTGGCCTGCCGCCGACACCGATTGCGATGGTCGGCCGCGAGGCGATCCATGCGGCGTTGAATCCGGCGGACGGAAACAGCCTGTATTTTGTTGCGCGCGGTGATGGCAGTCACGTGTTCTCCGATGATCTGGACGCCCATAACAATGCGGTGCGGGAGTTCCAGCTCAATCGCCGGGCCGATTACCGTTCCAGCCCGGCACCGACTACCACGCCGCTGACGGAAGATGCCCAGGCGCCAACCCCGGCGGCTTCGCCTGATACGGCAGCCGAAGACGTGCCACAAGTAGCGCCGCAAAACTCTGCACAAGAGCCTGCGCCAGCACCCGAGCGGGATGCTCCGGCGCCGCAAAGCCCGCAATGA
- the tmk gene encoding dTMP kinase: MTGLFITLEGPEGAGKSTNREYLAERLRAAGIEVVLTREPGGTPLAERIRDVLLAPVDEVMNPDTELLLVFAARAQHLAEVIRPALARGAVVLCDRFTDSTYAYQGGGRGLSLERIATLETFVQGDLRPDLTLIFDLPVEVGLARASARGRLDRFELEGRTFFDAVRSAFLERAKADPARYVLVDAAQPLAQVQQSLDVLLPRLLELTRG; encoded by the coding sequence GTGACTGGCTTGTTTATTACCCTGGAAGGCCCGGAAGGTGCCGGCAAGAGCACCAATCGCGAATACCTGGCCGAGCGTCTGCGCGCCGCCGGGATCGAGGTGGTGTTGACCCGGGAGCCGGGCGGCACGCCCCTGGCCGAGCGGATCCGCGACGTGTTGTTGGCGCCGGTCGATGAGGTCATGAACCCTGACACCGAGCTGCTGTTGGTGTTCGCTGCGCGAGCCCAGCACCTGGCCGAGGTGATCCGCCCGGCGCTGGCCCGTGGCGCGGTGGTTCTGTGTGATCGTTTTACCGATTCGACCTATGCCTACCAGGGCGGTGGTCGCGGTTTGTCGCTGGAGCGTATCGCGACCCTCGAAACATTCGTCCAGGGCGATCTGCGCCCGGACTTGACGCTGATCTTCGATCTGCCGGTGGAAGTGGGCCTGGCCCGCGCCAGCGCCCGCGGTCGCCTGGACCGTTTCGAGCTTGAAGGCCGCACGTTCTTCGATGCCGTGCGCAGTGCCTTCCTCGAGCGTGCCAAAGCGGATCCTGCGCGTTATGTCCTGGTGGATGCCGCTCAACCGCTGGCGCAGGTTCAGCAGTCTCTGGATGTCTTGCTGCCACGTCTGCTGGAGTTGACCCGTGGCTGA
- a CDS encoding DNA polymerase III subunit delta', translating to MAEAYPWQDSLWQQLAGRAQHAHAYLLHGPAGIGKRALAERLMASLLCQRPTAQGACGECKSCLLLKAGSHPDNYVLEPEEADKAIKVDQVRDLVSFVVQTSQMGGRKVVLIEPVESMNINAANALLKSLEEPSGDTVLLLVSHQTSRLLPTIKSRCVQQACPLPSEAMSLAWLAKTLPDCSEDERIELLTLAAGSPLAAVKLQAQGVREQRALVVEGVKKLLKQQQSPTQLAEEWKTIPMLLLFDWFCDWSSLILRYQLTQDEAGLGLADMRKVIQYLAQKAAQDKVLNIQDWILAQRQKVMSKANLNPALLLEALLVQWVSLPAQR from the coding sequence GTGGCTGAAGCCTATCCGTGGCAGGACAGTCTCTGGCAGCAATTGGCCGGTCGTGCCCAGCACGCCCATGCCTATCTGCTGCATGGCCCGGCCGGGATCGGCAAGCGTGCGCTGGCCGAGCGGTTGATGGCCAGTTTGTTGTGCCAGCGTCCGACCGCCCAGGGCGCCTGCGGTGAATGCAAATCCTGCCTTCTGCTCAAGGCCGGTAGTCATCCCGACAACTACGTCCTGGAACCGGAAGAGGCAGACAAGGCGATCAAGGTCGATCAGGTGCGTGACCTGGTCAGCTTCGTGGTTCAGACTTCGCAGATGGGCGGTCGCAAAGTGGTGCTGATCGAGCCGGTCGAGTCGATGAACATCAACGCCGCCAACGCCTTGCTAAAAAGCCTTGAAGAGCCGTCCGGCGACACCGTATTGCTGCTCGTCAGCCACCAGACCAGTCGTCTGCTGCCGACCATCAAGAGCCGTTGCGTACAGCAGGCCTGTCCTTTGCCGAGCGAAGCCATGAGTCTGGCGTGGCTGGCCAAGACGTTGCCGGACTGCTCGGAAGACGAGCGCATTGAACTGCTGACCCTTGCTGCCGGTTCGCCATTGGCCGCGGTCAAATTGCAGGCCCAGGGCGTGCGCGAGCAGCGGGCGCTGGTGGTCGAGGGCGTGAAGAAGTTGCTCAAGCAGCAGCAATCGCCGACGCAACTGGCCGAGGAATGGAAAACCATTCCCATGTTGCTGCTGTTCGACTGGTTCTGCGACTGGTCGAGCCTGATCCTGCGTTATCAGTTGACTCAGGATGAAGCGGGGCTGGGGCTGGCGGACATGCGCAAGGTGATTCAATACCTGGCGCAGAAAGCCGCTCAGGATAAAGTCCTGAATATTCAGGACTGGATTCTAGCCCAGCGGCAGAAAGTGATGAGCAAGGCCAACCTCAATCCGGCGCTGTTGCTGGAGGCGCTGTTGGTGCAATGGGTATCCTTGCCTGCCCAGAGGTGA
- a CDS encoding PilZ domain-containing protein, producing MNEPISPGPRNGILSLTIKDRSVLYAAYMPFIKNGGLFIPTNKSYKLGDEVFMLLHLMDEPEKIPVAGRVTWITPKGAQGNRAAGVGVQFNEGDNTARSRIETHLAGALKSDRPTHTM from the coding sequence ATGAATGAACCCATCAGTCCGGGGCCGCGCAATGGCATTTTGTCCTTGACCATCAAGGACAGGTCCGTGCTCTATGCGGCCTACATGCCATTCATCAAGAACGGTGGCCTGTTTATCCCGACCAACAAGAGCTACAAGTTGGGCGATGAGGTCTTCATGCTGCTGCACCTGATGGACGAACCGGAAAAGATCCCGGTCGCCGGCAGGGTCACCTGGATTACCCCCAAAGGTGCCCAGGGCAACCGCGCCGCTGGAGTCGGCGTGCAATTCAACGAAGGCGATAACACCGCGCGCAGTCGAATCGAAACCCATTTGGCCGGAGCCCTGAAGTCCGACCGTCCCACTCATACGATGTAA
- a CDS encoding TatD family hydrolase, with protein MLVDSHCHLDRLDLTAHDGSLDAALDAARQRGVGHFLCIGVSADNAADVKALAERYDDVDCSVGVHPLDVQPGAAPALDWLLRELNHPRVVAIGETGLDYHYEPEAAELQQESFRLHLQAAQQTGKPVIIHTRGARADTLELLREAALPQAGVLHCFTEDWEMAKAALDMGYYISLSGIVTFRNADALRDVASKVPADRLLVETDSPYLAPIPYRGKPNLPQYVREVAEFLAMLRGEPYERFAEQTTENFKRLFPLAHVRASA; from the coding sequence ATGCTTGTAGATTCCCATTGCCACCTTGATCGCCTCGACCTCACCGCCCACGACGGCTCCCTGGATGCTGCGCTCGACGCGGCTCGTCAGAGGGGAGTAGGGCACTTTCTGTGCATTGGCGTCAGCGCCGATAACGCCGCCGATGTCAAAGCCCTGGCCGAACGCTACGACGACGTCGATTGTTCAGTCGGTGTGCATCCGCTGGACGTGCAGCCCGGTGCCGCTCCGGCGCTGGATTGGCTGTTGCGCGAACTCAATCATCCGCGGGTGGTGGCGATCGGGGAAACCGGCCTGGATTACCACTACGAACCGGAAGCGGCAGAGTTGCAGCAGGAGTCGTTCCGCCTGCACCTGCAAGCGGCGCAACAGACCGGCAAGCCGGTAATCATTCATACCCGGGGCGCCCGGGCCGACACCCTCGAACTGCTGCGTGAGGCGGCGCTGCCTCAAGCAGGCGTTCTGCATTGCTTCACCGAAGACTGGGAGATGGCCAAGGCCGCGCTGGATATGGGTTATTACATTTCCCTGTCCGGTATTGTCACTTTTCGCAATGCCGATGCCTTGCGCGATGTGGCCAGCAAAGTGCCGGCCGACCGCTTGCTGGTGGAAACCGATTCGCCGTACCTGGCGCCGATCCCGTATCGCGGCAAACCGAACCTGCCGCAGTACGTGCGTGAGGTAGCGGAATTTCTGGCAATGTTACGAGGCGAGCCCTACGAGCGATTTGCCGAGCAGACTACCGAGAATTTCAAGCGGTTATTTCCGTTGGCGCACGTCAGGGCATCGGCGTAA
- a CDS encoding TetR/AcrR family transcriptional regulator, whose translation MHKEPRKVREFRRREQEILDTALKLFLEQGEDSVTVEMIADAVGIGKGTIYKHFKSKAEIYLRLMLDYERDLNELLHSADVDKDKEALSRAYFEFRMRDPQRYRLFDRLEEKVVKGNQVPEMVEELHKIRASNFERLTLLIKGRISEGKLEDVPPYFHYCAAWALVHGAVALYHSPFWSNVLEDQEGFFQFLMDIGVRMGNKRKRDTDTPSS comes from the coding sequence ATGCATAAAGAACCTCGTAAGGTCCGTGAGTTTCGTCGCCGCGAGCAAGAAATTCTCGATACCGCGCTCAAGCTGTTCCTCGAACAAGGTGAAGACAGTGTCACCGTCGAGATGATTGCTGATGCCGTAGGTATCGGCAAAGGCACGATCTACAAGCACTTCAAATCCAAGGCGGAGATCTACCTGCGCCTGATGCTCGACTACGAGCGTGATTTGAACGAGCTGTTGCATTCCGCCGATGTCGATAAGGACAAGGAAGCCCTGTCCCGGGCCTACTTCGAATTCCGCATGCGCGATCCGCAACGCTATCGGTTGTTCGATCGCCTGGAAGAAAAGGTGGTCAAGGGCAACCAGGTACCGGAGATGGTCGAGGAACTGCACAAGATCCGCGCCTCGAACTTCGAACGCCTGACCCTGCTGATCAAGGGCCGGATCAGCGAAGGCAAGCTCGAAGACGTGCCTCCTTACTTCCATTACTGCGCAGCCTGGGCGCTGGTGCATGGCGCCGTGGCGCTGTATCACTCGCCGTTCTGGAGCAATGTGCTGGAAGATCAGGAAGGTTTCTTCCAGTTCCTGATGGACATCGGCGTGCGCATGGGCAACAAGCGCAAGCGCGATACCGACACTCCGAGCAGCTGA
- a CDS encoding GTP 3',8-cyclase MoaA, whose product MIVDRQGRRFRNLRISLTSACNYACTYCVPNGKRLVAAQDELSAEAMARGVAYLIEAAGIERLRITGGEPLVSPKLEAFMTAVGQMGLADISLTTNGQLLAKKLPLLVDAGIRRINVSLDTLDAGAFRSIARGGDLATVLDGMAQAAAAGMKIKVNMVPLRGQNLDQVMPLLDYCLERGYELRFIELMRMGHLASDSNAFLQQFVSLQQLLSLIGEHYEYLQADAPVDATAVRYEIPGQGHFGVIANESVPFCRTCSRLRLSSTGWLHGCLSSSNRHYVGDLLDKPRHQALPALQRLLVKALGDKQEVAFSGGATIMKIIGG is encoded by the coding sequence ATGATCGTTGACCGTCAAGGCAGGCGTTTTCGCAATTTGCGGATCAGTCTGACCTCCGCCTGCAACTACGCCTGTACCTACTGCGTGCCCAACGGCAAACGGCTGGTGGCTGCGCAGGATGAGTTGTCGGCCGAGGCGATGGCACGCGGCGTGGCTTATCTGATCGAAGCAGCCGGCATCGAGCGTCTGCGCATTACCGGTGGCGAGCCACTGGTCAGCCCCAAGCTCGAAGCCTTCATGACCGCCGTCGGGCAGATGGGGCTGGCGGACATCAGCCTGACCACCAATGGCCAGCTGTTGGCGAAGAAGCTGCCGCTGCTGGTGGATGCCGGCATTCGGCGCATCAACGTTTCCCTCGATACCCTGGACGCCGGGGCTTTCCGCAGCATTGCCCGCGGCGGCGATCTGGCGACCGTGCTCGACGGCATGGCCCAGGCCGCGGCAGCCGGCATGAAGATCAAGGTCAATATGGTGCCGCTGCGTGGGCAAAACCTCGATCAGGTGATGCCATTGCTCGATTACTGCCTGGAACGCGGCTACGAGCTGCGCTTCATCGAGTTGATGCGCATGGGTCACTTGGCCAGTGATTCCAACGCCTTCCTGCAACAGTTCGTCAGCCTTCAGCAATTGCTGAGCCTGATCGGCGAACACTACGAATATCTGCAGGCCGACGCGCCGGTCGATGCCACGGCGGTGCGCTACGAGATTCCGGGACAGGGCCACTTCGGCGTGATCGCCAACGAAAGCGTGCCGTTCTGCCGCACCTGCTCGCGTCTGCGCTTGTCGTCCACTGGCTGGCTGCATGGCTGCCTGTCGTCGAGCAATCGCCACTATGTCGGCGATCTGCTGGACAAACCCCGTCATCAGGCATTGCCGGCCTTGCAGCGACTGCTGGTGAAGGCTCTGGGGGACAAGCAGGAAGTGGCGTTCTCCGGTGGCGCGACCATCATGAAAATCATCGGCGGCTGA